One window from the genome of Natrinema caseinilyticum encodes:
- a CDS encoding PEP/pyruvate-binding domain-containing protein → MSESDKGLPFALSLTASRATEISLVGGKGANLARLKQAEFPVPEGFVVTTAAYSALLTESDIPDRIRALESLDPQDTEATAEAGGALRDAIQSLSLPSEVQTAIKDSVADTGVDKAYAARSSATAEDLPSASFAGQHETLLNVQGEEEVAEAVRTCMASLFTDRAITYRARNDIPHDQVSLAVVVQEMTHPDASGILFTADPTTGERSVAVIDAGFGLGEAQVGGAVTGDHVRIDKATGDILSYDIGDKRVAVQSIPGGGTETIELSAEQRSSRVLSDDQIRALASIAEDVEELFGTPQDIEWALVDGEIVLLQSRPITTLPEQAVASSSDWTVPDSNLAYARVGPAELLPDPLSPLFESLGGPIMTESSVEMAREFLGTDAFSRGTYAFTTVNGYAYYSVSLAPKFLLRILGRGLWRYQKSSVMSGHTGEKQFGPSTFRPWKYGRRRM, encoded by the coding sequence ATGAGTGAAAGTGACAAAGGCCTGCCGTTCGCCCTTTCATTGACCGCCTCGAGAGCTACTGAGATCTCCCTCGTTGGTGGAAAAGGGGCGAACCTAGCCCGACTCAAACAAGCAGAGTTCCCGGTTCCGGAGGGTTTCGTTGTCACAACGGCAGCGTACAGCGCCCTCCTCACCGAATCAGACATTCCTGATCGAATCCGAGCGCTAGAATCTCTCGACCCTCAGGACACGGAAGCCACTGCAGAGGCTGGAGGGGCGCTCAGAGACGCTATCCAGTCGTTGTCGTTACCCTCCGAAGTTCAAACAGCAATAAAGGACTCAGTCGCTGACACTGGTGTTGATAAGGCCTATGCCGCTCGCTCCAGTGCTACCGCCGAAGATCTCCCGAGTGCTTCGTTCGCAGGCCAGCACGAAACACTCCTCAATGTTCAGGGCGAAGAGGAAGTCGCTGAGGCAGTCCGTACGTGCATGGCGAGCCTCTTCACCGACCGCGCCATCACCTATCGGGCTCGAAACGATATCCCGCACGACCAGGTTTCACTTGCCGTCGTCGTCCAAGAGATGACCCACCCTGATGCGTCGGGGATCCTGTTCACCGCCGATCCTACCACCGGCGAACGGAGTGTCGCGGTCATCGACGCAGGATTCGGTCTCGGCGAGGCGCAGGTCGGCGGTGCAGTAACAGGCGACCATGTACGAATCGACAAGGCCACAGGAGATATTCTATCGTACGACATCGGCGACAAACGCGTCGCCGTCCAATCGATTCCGGGTGGGGGAACTGAAACCATCGAACTCTCGGCGGAACAGCGTTCGAGCCGCGTCCTTTCAGACGACCAGATACGGGCGCTCGCCTCTATAGCCGAGGACGTCGAGGAACTCTTCGGTACTCCACAGGACATCGAGTGGGCACTTGTCGATGGCGAAATTGTTCTGCTTCAGTCACGCCCCATTACAACTCTCCCTGAGCAGGCAGTGGCATCCTCCAGTGACTGGACAGTCCCAGATTCGAATCTGGCATACGCTCGTGTAGGTCCCGCCGAGTTGCTTCCAGACCCGCTTTCGCCACTTTTCGAGAGTCTCGGTGGACCAATCATGACGGAATCATCAGTTGAAATGGCACGTGAATTCCTTGGAACGGACGCATTTTCTAGGGGAACTTACGCCTTCACGACCGTCAACGGCTACGCCTACTACTCCGTCTCGCTTGCACCGAAATTCCTGTTGCGTATCTTGGGCCGGGGGCTTTGGCGATACCAAAAATCCTCGGTAATGTCGGGTCACACTGGCGAGAAACAGTTCGGCCCCAGTACGTTCAGACCGTGGAAATATGGGAGAAGAAGAATGTGA
- a CDS encoding phosphoenolpyruvate synthase, whose product MSELDGEQLDGPAVVSLSDPAATDRKLVGGKGANLARLATSGFPIPDGFCVTTVAYQQLIDTPTREAIAALSELEPTDSEAIADVGATVRKQIQELEFPDDVRDSIRGILYKEGTPSTQTYAVRSSATAEDLPEASFAGQQETFLNVQGVDAVLDRIRDCMASLFTDRAIAYRAKNGISQEDVSIAVVVQQMVSPDVSGVLFTADPRTGNRHTTSIEAVLGLGEALVSGEVNADSITVDARTGDIRKYEVGDQQIAVRRRPNGGTETVELPTFERSSRVLTDDQVHALVKIGREIEELFGTPQDIEWSVTDGEVIILQARPTTSLFPLPSPAPDDDRLHVYISMGHGQSFAEAMPPLVVDVWKSYVQTLFTEYGFDPETQWVVEAGGRIYLNVSPPLRFGPMRKRFPERMGEANEQIGTAIGDLLNRRGEEFHQNRTLLERLASIPTVASSAWTLLRESIPQLISVFGGFIGAFIGDPVSPEREQAKWETWGQTIATQVRSPEDTAEQVRVVFDVPREATQFPAMGSLIAGNAAEGKLKRQFPDAPDDVNAVGRGLPEEMLTKVNLGIGDLADVAREYPAVVEALNRDAPLEAIESVEGGDAFRSELAEYLDSFGHRSTGEMDISRPRWRDDPSVLLSIVQSTIKTSDVGEHRDRVQALEQEAAAAGKRLEQRADNRVFGSLRRRLVSRLIRTYRDGIQTREYPKHGVAYFYAAWHEVLRDAGERLASQGTLVDPDDVWFLRKSELFDALDGESVDVDIDARRTEFRRHASMDAPPVLTSDGEALSGESEREDIPEGALVGTGVSDGTVEGVARVVRNPSEEQIEKGEILVAPSSDPGWTPLFLNAAGVVVEVGGQMSHGSLVAREYGIPAVVAVRNATRKIQSGQRIRVDGTNGIIELLDGE is encoded by the coding sequence ATGAGTGAACTCGACGGTGAACAATTGGATGGCCCAGCCGTCGTCTCGCTGAGCGATCCTGCAGCGACTGATCGTAAGCTTGTCGGCGGGAAAGGAGCAAACCTCGCACGGCTTGCGACGTCGGGATTTCCAATACCGGACGGGTTCTGTGTGACAACCGTCGCATATCAACAGCTCATCGATACACCGACGAGAGAAGCGATTGCGGCGCTATCCGAACTCGAACCGACGGATTCGGAAGCGATTGCAGACGTTGGCGCGACCGTGCGGAAGCAGATACAGGAACTAGAGTTTCCAGACGACGTTCGGGATTCCATCAGAGGAATACTCTACAAGGAAGGAACCCCCTCGACGCAGACGTACGCAGTGCGGTCTAGTGCGACGGCCGAGGACCTCCCTGAGGCCTCGTTCGCTGGGCAACAGGAGACATTCCTGAACGTACAGGGAGTGGATGCGGTCCTCGACCGCATCCGTGACTGTATGGCGAGTCTGTTCACTGATCGAGCTATCGCGTATCGAGCGAAAAATGGGATCTCACAGGAAGATGTCTCAATTGCAGTCGTCGTTCAGCAAATGGTTTCTCCGGACGTTTCGGGAGTGCTCTTCACAGCCGACCCACGGACGGGGAACCGCCACACTACCTCCATTGAGGCGGTTCTTGGTCTCGGCGAGGCGCTTGTCTCCGGAGAAGTAAACGCGGACAGCATCACAGTCGATGCTCGGACAGGCGATATTCGAAAATACGAGGTCGGTGACCAGCAGATTGCAGTTCGACGCCGACCCAACGGAGGTACGGAGACGGTCGAACTTCCGACCTTCGAACGATCGAGTCGGGTACTCACCGACGACCAAGTGCATGCACTGGTCAAGATCGGACGAGAGATTGAGGAACTCTTCGGTACTCCGCAGGACATCGAGTGGTCAGTGACAGATGGCGAGGTCATCATCCTGCAGGCCAGACCGACTACGTCGTTGTTCCCGCTGCCCTCACCCGCTCCAGATGACGACCGTCTCCATGTCTACATCAGCATGGGGCATGGACAGTCGTTCGCCGAAGCGATGCCTCCACTCGTGGTAGACGTCTGGAAGTCGTACGTTCAAACGCTGTTCACCGAATACGGATTTGACCCCGAGACACAATGGGTGGTCGAGGCAGGCGGGCGCATCTACCTCAACGTATCGCCCCCACTCCGCTTCGGGCCGATGCGAAAGCGGTTTCCCGAGCGGATGGGTGAGGCGAACGAGCAGATAGGGACCGCTATCGGCGACCTCCTCAACCGACGGGGCGAGGAGTTTCACCAAAACCGGACGCTCTTGGAACGACTTGCTTCAATACCCACTGTTGCAAGTTCGGCCTGGACTCTGCTGCGGGAATCCATTCCTCAACTCATCTCGGTGTTTGGTGGATTCATTGGCGCGTTCATTGGTGACCCTGTGTCCCCAGAGCGAGAACAGGCAAAGTGGGAAACGTGGGGGCAAACCATCGCCACCCAGGTGCGGTCTCCTGAAGACACAGCTGAACAAGTTCGTGTTGTCTTCGACGTACCCAGGGAGGCCACGCAGTTTCCAGCAATGGGTTCACTCATCGCCGGAAATGCCGCAGAGGGCAAACTCAAACGACAATTCCCTGACGCTCCCGATGACGTCAACGCTGTCGGGAGGGGCTTGCCAGAGGAAATGCTAACGAAGGTCAATCTCGGAATCGGTGACCTTGCAGATGTAGCGCGAGAGTATCCTGCCGTCGTTGAAGCCCTCAATCGTGATGCTCCGCTCGAAGCAATCGAATCTGTGGAAGGCGGGGACGCATTTCGCTCTGAACTTGCAGAATACCTCGATTCCTTCGGTCACCGATCGACTGGAGAGATGGATATCAGCCGTCCTCGATGGCGGGATGATCCGTCGGTATTGCTGTCCATTGTACAATCAACGATCAAGACGAGTGACGTTGGAGAACACCGCGACCGCGTCCAAGCATTAGAACAAGAGGCGGCGGCGGCAGGAAAACGGCTCGAGCAACGAGCAGACAACAGGGTCTTTGGTTCACTCCGCCGACGCCTCGTCAGTCGATTGATCCGGACGTATCGCGATGGGATTCAAACTCGCGAGTATCCAAAACACGGTGTTGCATACTTCTACGCGGCTTGGCACGAGGTACTTCGTGACGCTGGCGAACGACTGGCCTCGCAAGGGACACTCGTCGATCCTGATGACGTGTGGTTCCTTCGGAAATCGGAACTCTTCGACGCACTCGATGGGGAATCGGTTGACGTCGATATCGATGCTCGACGCACCGAATTTCGACGTCACGCCTCGATGGATGCCCCACCGGTCCTGACGAGTGATGGTGAAGCTCTGAGCGGTGAGAGTGAACGCGAAGACATTCCAGAGGGGGCACTGGTGGGAACTGGTGTTTCAGATGGGACTGTTGAAGGCGTCGCTCGGGTTGTTCGGAATCCGAGTGAAGAGCAAATCGAAAAGGGTGAGATTCTCGTTGCCCCGTCTTCCGATCCGGGTTGGACGCCGCTGTTTCTGAATGCCGCCGGAGTCGTCGTGGAAGTGGGTGGACAGATGAGTCACGGTTCCCTTGTCGCACGCGAATACGGGATTCCGGCGGTCGTCGCTGTCCGCAATGCAACCCGGAAAATACAGTCAGGTCAGCGGATTCGTGTCGATGGCACGAACGGGATTATTGAACTACTAGACGGCGAATAA
- a CDS encoding TetR/AcrR family transcriptional regulator, with product MPSFSEEKRDQVRETLRDTGRELFTRQGIRKTTISELTEPAGIGTGTFYQYFDSKEALYLDILEQESKEVIPRLLRESFETHDDPEAAIAALLEQSLNEIESNPIFRQVLIDEQELPRIHEQIPDEETTEKRASVIDHFLPYIESWYHDGKVNGSDPDTIAHTIRAVVRLAQQKDRIGEERYPQVRETLITAVAAGLTREQDSEDFSDE from the coding sequence ATGCCTTCATTTTCAGAAGAGAAACGAGACCAAGTCCGGGAAACGCTCCGTGATACCGGTCGAGAACTGTTCACTCGGCAGGGTATCCGTAAGACAACAATATCAGAACTCACCGAACCAGCGGGCATTGGCACTGGCACTTTCTACCAGTACTTTGACTCTAAAGAAGCGCTCTACCTCGATATCCTAGAGCAAGAAAGCAAAGAAGTGATTCCCCGATTATTGCGGGAATCGTTCGAGACACATGATGATCCAGAGGCTGCAATCGCGGCACTACTCGAACAGTCTCTCAACGAAATAGAATCCAATCCGATATTCCGGCAAGTCCTCATCGACGAACAGGAACTTCCCCGCATACACGAGCAAATTCCGGACGAAGAAACAACTGAGAAACGAGCGAGTGTAATAGACCACTTCCTTCCGTACATCGAGAGCTGGTACCATGACGGCAAAGTCAATGGGTCGGACCCAGACACGATTGCCCACACGATCAGGGCTGTCGTTCGACTCGCCCAGCAAAAAGATCGCATCGGGGAAGAACGATATCCCCAGGTTCGTGAGACACTCATTACAGCTGTCGCAGCCGGGCTGACGCGAGAGCAGGACTCCGAGGACTTCTCCGATGAGTGA
- a CDS encoding NAD(P)-dependent alcohol dehydrogenase, whose translation MPTTATGRRAKTDTRMRVVAAKEYGGPEVLRLYSAPKPTPEPDEVLIRIRASTVGPANSAMREGRPFPVRFFSGLRRPTSIPGDAFAGEIAAVGRDVTRFAVGDRVFGTTAPDSGAHAEYVCVPDDGTLELTPADVSDAEAAAVADNGLTAMLFLRDVADLQPGQSILVNGASGGIGTFAVQLATYVGAEVTGVCSTGNVDLVRSLGADAVIDYTTTDVAGTGEAYDVIFDAVGKGSFAQFENALNPGGLYMTTVPSVAILLDMARTRLFGDRRAVFAATGMKPIGVRKKYLGELRELLDSGEIRSVIGRRYPLAEIVEAHRYVDTGHKRGTAVVTID comes from the coding sequence ATGCCGACAACTGCCACTGGACGAAGGGCAAAGACGGACACGAGAATGAGAGTCGTAGCGGCCAAAGAGTACGGCGGCCCGGAAGTCCTCCGACTCTACTCGGCTCCGAAACCCACCCCAGAACCCGACGAGGTCCTGATTCGCATCCGCGCGTCCACCGTCGGACCGGCTAACTCGGCCATGCGCGAGGGACGACCATTCCCCGTCCGCTTCTTCAGTGGCCTCCGACGACCCACGTCAATCCCGGGCGATGCATTCGCCGGGGAGATCGCGGCCGTCGGTAGGGACGTCACGCGTTTCGCGGTCGGCGACCGGGTGTTCGGGACGACCGCGCCCGACTCGGGCGCGCACGCCGAGTACGTCTGCGTCCCCGACGACGGCACGCTCGAACTGACGCCCGCGGACGTGAGTGACGCCGAGGCCGCCGCCGTCGCCGACAACGGCCTCACGGCGATGCTGTTCCTTCGGGACGTGGCCGACCTCCAGCCCGGCCAGTCCATTCTCGTCAACGGCGCTTCGGGCGGCATCGGGACGTTCGCCGTCCAGCTCGCCACGTACGTCGGCGCCGAGGTCACTGGCGTCTGCAGCACCGGGAACGTCGACCTCGTGCGGTCGCTCGGTGCCGACGCGGTCATCGACTACACGACCACCGATGTCGCCGGGACGGGCGAGGCGTACGACGTGATCTTCGACGCTGTGGGCAAGGGGTCGTTTGCGCAGTTCGAGAACGCGCTGAATCCGGGCGGGCTGTATATGACGACCGTCCCTTCGGTGGCGATCCTCCTCGACATGGCCCGGACGAGGCTGTTTGGCGACAGGCGAGCTGTCTTCGCGGCCACGGGGATGAAGCCGATAGGCGTGCGGAAAAAATATCTCGGGGAGCTTAGAGAACTCCTCGACTCAGGGGAGATCCGCTCGGTGATCGGACGGCGGTACCCGTTAGCGGAGATTGTCGAGGCGCACCGCTACGTTGACACCGGGCATAAGCGCGGGACAGCCGTGGTTACGATCGATTGA